CAGTGTCTGTATCGAAATGGAAAAAGCTTTTTCAGAGTATAAAAACTAGATTGCTGAAACGTTGTCGTTAAGGACTAAAGAAAATTTTCATCATCATTCTAAAAGAAATTTGCCAATGGATTAGACCAGGGGTCAGTTTGTTGGGGAGGAAAACATCTTTAGGAAAAGCTTTTCAGCCTTTTCGCGCATTTGTTTGGCCGAAAATAATTTACCAAGTAAAATGAATTACAAAATATGGGAAAATAAAGCCATTACTTTAGGAAAATGTCTTACAGTTTTTATTTCGGTAAAACATTTTCAGGAAAAGAAGCAACACGATCTTTCCTTTCTCTTTgccttccccttccccttccccCATCCTTTTTGGGAAGAGTTTGCTTTGATTCGTGATAAATTCCCCAAGTTTCTcatcaaaattgaaaattttcaatcgtCTTCTCTTTTAATCTTCTTGATTCCGAATCTTTCCCAGAAGGTAATCTTCTCTTTAcagcttctttttctattttggtttttatttctttctttatttttaatttttttctaggtTTGGGATTAAATTTTATTCTTGTGCTTGTTGTTTTTGTAAATGAGGCACCTTTTAGTTTTCCCCAGAACATGAGCTGCATGCCTCACACTCTATTTTGGTCTACTTTGACTCAATAGGTAAATGCTGAAAAAGTTGCTGTATTTGGAAAGAAAATGACACAAAAGCTCTACAGAAGGCATTCAGGAAGACCAGGTGGCATGAAAGTGGAAACATTCAACCAGCTGCAGCAGAGAATTCCTGAAAGAATTATTGAGCACACTATTCGTGGTTCCTTCCTAAAAGAAGGTTAAGTTCATTGGTTTCAAACTAAAGACTAATAATATGTAGATCTATGTTATCTTGACTTGGTTTCTGTATCAGACATAGGTATGTGCTAGTTATGCTCAACCTTTTCTAAGTATTTTCCATATATTTGGAATGCTATATCTCCATATCCATGTTTGAATGTGTTAGACATAGGTGTAGGTCACAAGAACTTTAGAGAAAACGAAGAATCTGGAACATATAACTTTAAATATGAATTGGTATACGGATATAATTTTTTCCATCCCTTACATCATTAATTTAGCTCGCTTATTAAAGGGATGGTAAATCCTCATAACCCCTTGGAATTTATCTATTTGTATCATCGTGTGCCTGGTTTCTTTGCATGTCTAACTCTCATTCTAAGCTTATTAGGAATTTTCCAAATATGGCTAGACTTCTGGTATCACATTTTCACTGACTAGGTGTTATCAAGAATGAGAAAAAAACTTATTGTGGGCTTTCTATGTCCACTACCTTGAATTTGGTGATTTAGGTACTTTACAAATAGCTTTACATTTGTAATAAAGACAGCAAAAAAGGCCCGTTACAGTCATAGATGATGGAGGAGTCTAAAATGTACAAGTGCTGAAAGAATATTAACCCCGAAATCTGAGGAACTCTGTTAATGGTCTATGTAATGTGCAAATTTCCATGTGCCAACCTTTGAAATGAAGAAAATAGGATATGGTAAACAATTTGACATCAGCTAAGCAACCTCAATTTGTGAATACAATCATGATAATTCTTAGTAGAGTACATTTGTTAAGGTTTATAAAAGTGAATAAATCTAATTCAAGCCAATAATTACAATGACTTGTATTGGCTTTTACATTGAATCCATTGGTTGCAATCTGTTCCAGAAGTTTACTCCAAGAAACAATATGCTGTTTCTTTTGTATACTGCATACATGATGTTCAACATCAATTATTGCCTAACCCAACACTAATATTTGCCTTCCTCAACTTGGTAGAGCATTGTTTAACCACTTAAAGGTTTACAAGGGTCTAGACCATCCACACGATGCTCAGAAGCCTATTGAGCTGCCAATACAAGACAAGAGGGTTCAGAAGCAGAGATAAACAAAATATAAAGCAGGGTTTGGCTTGAGAATGTGCAGGCAATGCTTCACATCCTGCTTCATTTACTCATGTTTTTGAAAATAAATCATGTGACTGGTTAAAATTTAATAGTAGCTATTAGAGGGTATCCGTAATCATAATATACTTTTATTTATGTAATTGAtgaaaaataatttcatttctaaatttttgaCATTTACTATCcctaatttgaatatattttgcTGAAATTTGATAATTGGTTCAATAGAAATCAAATTGTATATGAAAGCTTTTTCTATGCAGTGATGTTGTGCTTGTCTTGGATTGGAGATAAAGCAGATATAATGTGTAGACATGCAGTTGTACTCTTCAAATTCTGTAATGATGTATGATTGTTCATTATTGAGTGGGATGCATTTGAGCAAGTTTGCTGAAATTACGGAGTGGTTCGATCAACCATCGATGAAGGTGGCGGTCACAGTTAATGCACCTGCTGTTCTCAAATTGGTTATGGAGAGGTTGATGGAATGATGATAAGGATGGTTGTATTGTGTAATCAGTGTAAATGTTTAAGACTGTATAAGCTTTGTCAGTGGACTAATTTGTTCTGTTACGGTAGCTGTTATTGTTTCAATAAAAGGTAATAATTTTATGCTATTTTTAGTTACTATTGTAATAATTTTATGTTAGTTACTATTgtaataattttatgttatttaacacatgttttataattttagatataaaataaagaataattagTACAAATTTAAATATGCAATAATAAAGATAAGTAAAACTTTTGTAAAAATAAGACTTCttcaaaataagtaaaaattttcctttttttgccTCAAGCAAGTCATACAAATAGCTAAAAGTTACCAATTGTAAGTTCTCACCATATTATCATCTAATTCATGTCACAAAATATACCAATGCATCATCATCAAAATATACTAATTCATCATCCCTATAccataccaaacatgccaaaacacaaggctatatatatatacatcatatatcacTTATAAATCTTATgaattaagccaacttaaatggctaaatactcaccaacatttacatcatataCAAGCCAAACTCACATTCAACATTACCAAACACATTTCCACataactcaagcctatacatgccatataaccaagtcacaagtgtataaataccGAAATCaaaaactggatagtgtgatatgatCTCCGTcaacttccaacccgagcgaacatctgaatcactataaaacatagaaaaataacacaaagtaagctataaaacttagtaagctcgtatgatattAAACTTATCTTATTAAATGAACACATATTAAGCATttacatataatataatataaattcatTTGATTTCATCTTTATACCATAATTCCAATCACATAATTAACAAAGCTTCAcaagtttatttatttctttgcTCATGTGGATCAATTACATTCTTATCCAATCATTCACATTTACATGTACAtaagcgaatatatatatatatatatatatataactttattTAATCCAATATCAATCACATTTTATTTAGTAAAGATGAATCATctgaaatatcatcaaataacagTATTTCCTCCACTatgtgccatatgtatatttagttaaaacatctataactcatatctcacacatcattcaattcatacctcattatagccaaataaacacatttttggcataaaacatacttatacataaatctttctcatttcataaACATGATACACTAAGAACTCACCAAATTACCTCCATTTGATTCTCATATTGGTTTTGTACGTACCTAATACACTTAATTTGATTGTACTTTCATTCTCATCTTGACGTGCCCGTTGAACCAATCGGAATCTCTAAGGATACTTGGAAATCTCATAtaactcatacaatgccatatctcagatatggtcttacatgttatagtatatcgatgccaatagcccagctatggttgtACATGAAtcttatatcgatgccaatgtcccagacataggcttacacaaatctcatatcgatgccaatgtcccagacatggtcttaatcTCATATCTctgtaatcctaatgtcatgacatttagatcctaaactattcttaaggttcataaGGGACTTCCGAACATCATAACTCTGTCGATTGTGCTTGTACTCATTTCCAATCAgcattataattcaatttaatagtaatgataaatttatagcacaatttaataacatttgttaacatacgaacttacctcgttcgctgtaacgacgaattaggtcaactaatctgatactttgttttccctcgttctagatccgaatctcatttttctccttctatataataacaaaatttacttatttaatcattaattcattaaatttaacacaatttacatattttggcaaaattacacttttgcctattaattcacatttttacaatttagttcttatcacataaaatcacaatttcatgcaatttcatcctaCTCATGCTTAGCTGAATTCTTCTTATTGCcttatcagcccacattttctaaATGATCAAACTTTTAACCATATAATttcaatatttcacaatttaatccctaatttgcattttcatcaaaaatcactttataaaatatgaaaatcaaacatcaaatattcatatttcaccattaaacatcaaagtacACATAAGCTCATCAatggaaactatcaaaatctttaacagttttgaaatcaaaGACACGGGCTAGCTggtactagttgcaacgatatcaaaaacgtagaaatcattaaaaatagagcTAAAACCGTACCTAATCGAGCATTTTAAGTGTGGCCGAACCAAAAGCTTCTCCCATGGCTaccattctttttaatttttggtggagaaatggtgaaaagatgatgatttaatttatttttattaaacatTAACTTTGTTAtctaattaccaaaatatcctttAAAAACATTAGTAATTACACAAATGCCACTCCACTATCATCCATTAACTCATAAATGGActatttaccacttaaggacctttactttaatgttttatagctatttgacacttttagctaatagaacataagttttatgctttacacgatttagtcctttttaccaaattaagcattcaaacagtaaaatttctttaggaaaatttcacataataattttatcatgctgtaaaatttaataaattaataaaaaaatattttgactttaaatttgtggttctgaaatcactattctgatttgacccaaaaatgggaTGTTACATTAAAAGAGATTGATCCTTCGTCAGCTGAGACCTAGCTAGAATCGACAAATCAAGTACCACAACACTAGAATGTACTCCACGGGAATGTGTTACATGCGTCGTTTCTCTTCTGCAAAAAGAGACATACCTATGGTGGCAAACTATTACCCAACACTTATCTGCTAATCATAGTGGTTGAGATTTCTTCCAAattgaatttcaaaaaaaatacttCAATGGGTTATATTTGGAAGACTGGAAAAAAGAATTTATGACTTTCAGACTGGGAAAAATGTCAGTGTCTGATTATAAGCGTGAGTTTCTGTAGTTCAGTAAATACGATCTAGAACTTGTGCCAATAGAGGAGAAAAGTTGTAAGGGATTCCTTAAGGAATTGTGAAATGAGCTCTGTGTTCAGGTGGTCTCTCAAAGAATGTAATAGTTTGCTAACCTAACAGAACGAGCCAAAATGGTGGAACATGCCATAAGTTTTGAAAAGAAATTCGAACCATTTAGAGCTTTCGGGAAGCATGTAGGGACCTTTAGTTCACATCTATTACTTAAGCGAGCTAAAGAGTCTTAGTAGTCTAGGAGAACATCTTCAAGGTTTGTTAGAATAGAAAGAAATTGAGATTACCAATCGTCCATATCAGTGGGCAGCGTGAGAGGTCCTACTAGAGATCTTGATATTTTGAATTCTGAACACTAAGGGAAAAAGCACCAAAGCGAGTATTGGAAATTAACGAAAGCTTGTTTCTGTTGTGGATCCCTAGAGCACTTTGCTCGAGAATGCCTGAAGAATGTTAATGACCTACCAATCACCACTCAGAGATCTACTTCTACTGTTAGTGGCCGAGGGAATATTCATAATGGTTTTGTATCGAGAGATGGTTTGAGAAGAGGGATTGAGGCATCTGCTCAACAATTCAAGGCCAGAGCTCTAGCACAAGCCTATGTTGTTGGAACCCGTGAAAAGGGTGATGCTACAGATGTCGTAGCAAGtatattcttttttatatttGACGCCTGTCTATGATTTAATAGACCCTGGTTCATCTCATTCTTATATAAATGCTAAATTGGAAAAATCGGGGGGTCAAAAACCCAAAATGTCGAAAGTAGCTATGGTTGTATTTAGTCCTTTAGGAAAAATTGTGTTAGTTGATAAGGTGTATAAGCGGTGTTTGTTagaaattcaaaacatatcattctctgTTGATTTCTTAATTATGTCATTCGGCTCCTGCATCAATTTTTTCGTATCGAATGGCGTcaataaagttaaaataattaaaagttcaattgcaagattTGCTAGATCGCAACTTTGTACAGCCTAATATATCGCTCTGGGGAGCCCCtagtgttatttgttaagaaaaaaagATGGTTTGGTGCGGCTCTACATATATTATCGACAATTGAATAAGCTGACAAAAAAAAATCGATATCCCTTGTTgtgtattgacgatttgtttgatcaattgaagggagcttcaatttttttccagaattgaCTTGAGATCAAGATATTACCAGTTAAAAGTGAAGGATAGTGGCTTACCAAAAACAATGTTTAAGGATATAATTTTTTGTATTAATGATATATTATCTACAAATTATTATGGTTAATGTAAAATTGAACACTGATAATGGTAATATAGAATGATCGCAAagcaataagaaagaaaaataataacacacaaattttatgaaaaccctttcgggaaaaaatcatgggcagaggagaagaaaatttactaattttaaaattcaaatgatacaagagCAGTTTTAACTActtctatttataggttgaaaaatATTATTCTAATCAGCATCAAATAGAAGGAGAGAAGTTCTATACAGATTCTACTTGtacaatcaatatcaaatagaagaAGAGTAGTTCTATACGGATTCTACTTATATCATTTCTTTAATAGGAATTTAGGTCACACGACTCTAACTTTCAATTTATTGAtagttaagaaaataaaataataacgaaAATTGAAGAGTTTAATTTAAACTATAAAAGTGTTTATAGTCTTGTGTTGTAATAACAAATAGAAATTTTATTAATACTAtatttaaattatcaaaataatctattattaattatgttaattagttttattttaaataatattgctTTGCATTAATTACATGGAGTAAATTTATATTGTATAATGAACACGTTAAAAATGCTTTAATTATGattgaatttttattataatatatgaatttttaaataagttaatatattttaattatattcaagAGTTTTTATTAGACATTAattatagtaattaaaaatagaatatttaaaaattattataatatatgaattcttaaaaagttaattaattaattaaaatgtatGACACATAACTACTTgtatcaagaatataggctaTCCACCTAAGATTACTTCCCATATAATTATGTACCATTCTTTGTAAcacataaaattacaaaatcaataatttatattaggttaaaatatgttataggATTTTGTACTCTTTACAAATTTAGAATTTGATCTCTATATTTTATTTCCAAGAATTTAGTTTTACTTTTTAGATTTACCATAGTTAAGAttttttttgttatatttattagtgtgacattttaaattaaaaaaaagaatcaCCTTATAGCaatgtaattaaaaaaaatactgtaatcaatataaatttaacaatattaatagtttgaccaaaattttgaaatctaaagaATAGAATGAATAAATTCCTAGAAATAAAAGTGAATGAACTAAATTCTAGATGTACAAAAAATACATGAACTTAATAAGTAATACATCTGTCTATCTTCCAAAAAGGTAAAAACTCATAAAAGAATAAAAGTACAGATTTGGAGTAAGTTTAAGATTATCACCGTTACTTTTCTATACATTTATTATCACCATTTCCATGAATTATGTAAGTCATAATTTGCGATTAAATTTATACCGAATagtaatagaataaaaataatgaaGAGAAGTTTGACCTTAAAAATATCTACAACTTTTTATTCTTGCTTGAAAACCTCTTATAAAAGGATGCATTTCTTTGTTTTTGaacaaattaaaatacataattGAAAGCATTAAGAGAGAAAGAATGGCAAAGAGAAAAGTTGCATATCTTATGGTTCAACAAATTTTGAGAATAATATGCTTGATTTTAATATCAAATTTAAGTAAACACTGATCTCTTTATCATCTATATATCTGAATTGAGTCTTGAAATATTCTTTATAATGATTGGTGAAATATTGTATGATGAATTGCAAGGGCGATGGCAGTGAATTCTTTACATATACCACATTGCTTGGGTCCTTGTTCAACAATTAAAAACTGTTTCCATGATTGTGTTGCCCAAGGTTTCCCCAAGGGAGGTACCTGCGTAGGAATTACACTAGCACATATGGATTGTTGTCGCAAATGGAGTTGAAATCCACTCTTTTTCTCATTAATGTCCTATCTCCATCTTCATAACTAGTTCTTGAGATTTTATCAATTAATAAAGTGATCTACATTATATTTCTTCGCATTATTTCTTTATCATTCTCTTTAttactcttctttttttttctttatatttcaTAGAATAATATCTTCAAATTCAAAGAGTTTTATtgcatattaatatattttaaaaaaatataaaatttgtcaAACAACACAAGAAATGTCGATCCATATTTAAAAAGAATAAATCATATCAAATTATTTGACGGAAttaataaaaatagattcatcttTGAACTAAAGATACACAATTCAAAAATGAAAAAGgcctaaaaatatcatattatattagaaaaattgaattcatcaaaagcATGTAATACATGAGAACGTATTATAATATAAACAAGTATTGGATTTAGTGGTAAAACATATTGCACCCTAAAAAAATAATATAGGTTATAACTTtgaagatgatattgttgagagAGACAACCattacaggaaaatagggctttagcggcgttttatcaaaaaacgccacaaaaattgtaaaacatagAGCAATtgcggcgtttttggtaaaacgccgctaaaaatagagcaatagtggcgcttttggtaaaacgcggCTAAAAGTCGGAGCAATAGCCGctcttttggtaaaacgccgctaaaagtaggagcaatagcggcgcttctggtaaaacgccactaaaagtcagagcaatagcggcgcttttagtaaaacgccactaaaagtcatataactcCTAAAACCCCTAAACCCCAAAAATCATGAACgctaatctataacccctaaaatatTAAACTCCTAAACCCTAAAAACCCTAAACGCTAAACTATAActtttaaaaccctaaacccaaaaaacatcacatggatgttgatgtgtatatacatatatattaatgtaaaagcttatgttcataataaattatggaagcaatacttaatattgattaaatttatttttggtttacggtttaatatttaaggtttaaggtttaatggccatgggtatatagtatgttaatctcaagtgaatcatattcaataattaaatcctaaaccctataattaattattgttatcaataatagatatcttgattttgataaaaaatatttttatatattaataaggtGTTATATTGTTTAATGGATTGAAGGGATATTTTGTGgaaaatgttttaaatgataagtttacctttaaattttattaatagtttttatttatactattttaatttttatctatcttgattaattaaaatatatatttatttatctgaATGAAAATTCTCTACACTCATTTGTGTCTCCACGTTTTTTAATTGTaactcattttctttttaaaatatatatttgtgtctccactttttcattttcttttacacattattgatataacatcattttatatttatatattgcatggatacataaatatttatatttattcaatataaaaatatattgatgtatttattttttaaatgtatatgattaaatcaaaattaaagtttcaactatacatttaaaccacaattagaatttcacgtctacaattacacattaaaccgaaataaaaataaacttaaaaataaaaattaaaaaattaaaaattaaaatttaaaaataaaaattaaaaattaaaaaattaaaaacttaaaaatttaaaattaatcaatagtggcgttttaaaaacgccacaaaaaattgAGTTATAATCGATCGTGCGTCTACGGATTTGGGAGTAAAGCGTGCAgtttattttcctttatttatttccCCTTTTTATTCTCTGTTGTTTTTCCATTCTTTGATCTCTGTTAATCCTCTCTTtcgttttctttattttctttccctTTCTTGTCCTTTCGTAACAAACCCTAGACACTTCCGCGCCATCAACACCTTCGGGCGTCTTACCTCCAATCAAAGGTCAGTTTCCTTCCATTATTCGAAATTTGAATCCTCAAGTCTATCTCTTCTATCCATGATACCCTATTTATTCGCCgactccctctctctctctctgtgtCTGTATTGAATTTCTTCCTCTCATTTTTTTCTAGTTTTGGGTCACCGAATGCCAAAAAGAAAAAACACAGAAAGACGCTACACTAGGTTTTCTCTGCCGTTTctggtttttgtgatttttttgaAATTCTCTACTTCATTGGAACTACTTTGAGGTATGAATCATCACTTGTACTTTGTCTTTGTCTTTGCCATTTCATTTTGTTTTAGTTTCAAATCTATTCATATTACTTGAATTTCAGTTGGTTTTTGTtatgatttttttgttttcttctttatAAATCCTTTGTCTTTGCCTGTTcatctttatttttttgtttCAGATATATTTATTTATCACAACTTTATTCGATATGTAGGTTTCTCTATGAATGCATCATGTGCAAATTTGAAAGGACATGCTAATGTGTTTTTACCAGGGAACTATATCTAACTCCTTGTGCTATTGCAGATGGATATACCTTCCAATTTGGCTttatctttccttttctttctgctACTATCTCGTGCTTTGAGTAGTCTTTACATGCATGTCACCTTTTAGCCTGCTTTTCTTGCATAACACAAATAATGAGCTAAAACATACAGGAACAAGCTCAGTTAACATCTGTAGATCACATGAGAGGGGGAAATATAGAAAGTTTGGTTGCAATTCAGCAGACTAAGATGCTTGCACATACACTCTCTCGAAACGGTGATCCTAAGTTTTGGGTTATTTAAAACTGTTTGGCTGAATACTTGCAATGTGTCAAAGATAGCTCTTAATGATATAATCTTTACTATGCATGAGTTAATATATGCACTTATGTGCTGTATGTTTTGGGGCATGCAGAATTCAAAATTTCTTCAATTTGTATCCAAGATGAGTAGTGGCGAACTTATCATTGATGATAATCAGGTCAAACCAAGATTAGAGAACCGGGCAACAGAATATCAGCAACAGTACACTGTAGGTGCTTCTTGGGCTGATGAATTTGCCCATGATGAGGCAATTAGAGATCTTGTAGAAGCTAAAGAAGCTTATAGATTAATATGTCCCGATAATCAGTCATAAATTCCTTTTAGCAGTTTCCTCCTTTTTTTCTTCTGCCTTGCCTATGTAGACTAAAATGGAACTAACATTACTGACCTTAGGTAGTAATCTCATTCATCAACCCTAGGTGGTTGAAACTAGTTTTGATGATTTGAGAATGTCCCAAATGATAATGATGGTTTGGTTAGTGCTATTATCTATATATCTACTATAATTTAGCAAATAAAGTGTGAATGACTAATGATTCTGTATTGTTACATCTTCAATTGAACTTTTAAATCAACTAAACTTGTAAATCTTATATGAGATTATCTATATTtgttttttataaaatatgcTACTCACTGTTTTGGTGGTTCTTAGTATTTCTATGGGCCAAACCAATGGGTCATGGGGTTTGCTACTATATTGAGCAGTGAGACATTATTGATTATAATAAGTTAGAAGATAAATTTGCTTATTGGTTGATGCTTTTTTACTTTTATGTCAGTGggtatttttgtgattttttttctGCTTTATAAATCCTTTGTCTTTGCCTTTTCATCTCTGTTTTTAGTTTAAGATGTATGCTTCTTTTTACTTCTATGTTCAGTGTGTTTTTGTCATGGTTTTCGGTTTCACCTTTAGAGAATCACTGTTTCATTCCTTATTAGAAACAATAGATGTTAGTGGTTAGAGGATCACTGTTTCATTCCTTATTGCCTTTTCATCTCTGTTTTTAGTTTAAGATGTATGCTTCTTTTTACTTCTATCTTTAATTAATGCAGGACTGAGCAATGCTTCCTTTACAAGTCAGTTTCCTGTTTCTTTGTCATGGATGGATGTATTTATTGGAATATGGGACTAAGTAACttaatacaaagaaattttacatttgtttttCTATGCCTTTTAGATCACCTCTAATTTTAGCATGACAAAAGCCCTCTCTGCTGGGTTTTTT
This is a stretch of genomic DNA from Gossypium arboreum isolate Shixiya-1 chromosome 11, ASM2569848v2, whole genome shotgun sequence. It encodes these proteins:
- the LOC108473498 gene encoding uncharacterized protein LOC108473498 isoform X2; this translates as MNYKIWENKAITLGKCLTVFISVKHFQEKKQHDLSFLFAFPFPFPHPFWEEFALIRDKFPKFLIKIENFQSSSLLIFLIPNLSQKVNAEKVAVFGKKMTQKLYRRHSGRPGGMKVETFNQLQQRIPERIIEHTIRGSFLKEEHCLTT
- the LOC108473498 gene encoding uncharacterized protein LOC108473498 isoform X1, whose protein sequence is MNYKIWENKAITLGKCLTVFISVKHFQEKKQHDLSFLFAFPFPFPHPFWEEFALIRDKFPKFLIKIENFQSSSLLIFLIPNLSQKVNAEKVAVFGKKMTQKLYRRHSGRPGGMKVETFNQLQQRIPERIIEHTIRGSFLKEVMLCLSWIGDKADIMCRHAVVLFKFCNDV